From Demequina capsici:
CTCGACGACGCGAGGGTCCACCAGGTAGGGGATGGCGGCGTCGCCCTCGTCGCCACGTGCGACGTTCTCGGGACGAGCCTGCGGGCCGAGCACGCCAGGGCCGATGTAGCCCTTCACCAGCTGCGGGTAGGCCTTGAAGTCCTCCTCGGTGGCAGGCTCCACCGCGGCGGGCGACAGCGCCGCCTCGAGCCGGGTCAGGTCGGCCTCGCGGTCGCCGGGCACGCCGACGACGAGCAGCGAGCGCTCACCGGCCGGGGACGTCAGCGCCAGCACGACGTTCTTCAGCGTGTCTGCGGCCGTCCAGTCGCGATCCTCACGCGGCTGCTGCGCGTTCGCCACCGCGACGAGAGTCGCGATGGTCGGAGTGTCGGGCGTGTCCTCCACGTGGGCGGCAGGCGCCTGCGCGAGCGGCAGCGCCGCAGGGACGGGGGTGGTGACGGCCTCGACGTTGGCCGCATACCCGCCGGGCGACCGGACGAAGGTGTCCTCGCCCACCTCGGTCGGCGACAGGAACTCCTCGGACTTGGAGCCGCCCATCGCACCCGACTGCGCCTGCACGATGACGTACTCGATGCCCAGGCGCTCGAAGATCCGGATGTACGCGGCGCGCTGCGCGGCGTACGAGGCGTCGAGGCCCGCGTCCTCCACGTCGAAGCTGTACGAGTCCTTCATGATGAACTCGCGGCCCCGCAGCAGGCCCGCGCGAGGACGCGCCTCGTCGCGGTACTTGGTCTGGATCTGGTAGATCGTCAGCGGCAGGTCCTTGTACGACGAGTACAGGTCCTTCACGAGCAGCGTGAACATCTCCTCGTGCGTCGGCGCCAGCAGGTAGTCGGCGCCCTTGCGGTCCGCGAGGCGGAACAGGTTCGGGCCGTACTCGGTCCACCTGTTCGTGGCCTCGTAGGGCTCGCGCGGAAGCAGCGCAGGGAAGTGCACCTCCTGGCCGCCCGCAGCGTCCATCTCCTCGCGGAT
This genomic window contains:
- a CDS encoding proline--tRNA ligase, with protein sequence MSTLFLRTLREDPADAEVASHKLLVRAGYIRRAAPGIYTWLPLGLKVLAKVEAVIREEMDAAGGQEVHFPALLPREPYEATNRWTEYGPNLFRLADRKGADYLLAPTHEEMFTLLVKDLYSSYKDLPLTIYQIQTKYRDEARPRAGLLRGREFIMKDSYSFDVEDAGLDASYAAQRAAYIRIFERLGIEYVIVQAQSGAMGGSKSEEFLSPTEVGEDTFVRSPGGYAANVEAVTTPVPAALPLAQAPAAHVEDTPDTPTIATLVAVANAQQPREDRDWTAADTLKNVVLALTSPAGERSLLVVGVPGDREADLTRLEAALSPAAVEPATEEDFKAYPQLVKGYIGPGVLGPQARPENVARGDEGDAAIPYLVDPRVVEGTRWITGANEPGRHVFDLTMGRDFVADGTIEGAEVRAGDPAPDGSGPLELARGVEIGHIFQLGRKYADALDLKVLDVNGKQQVVTMGSYGIGVTRAVALLAENNHDELGLSWPIQVAPVHVHVVATGKDDSVFEAAEELASALEADGVEVLYDDRPKVSPGVKFKDAELLGAPYIVVVGRGLSEGTVELKTRATGESEQVSVDGAAATVAARVREALARARS